In Vicinamibacteria bacterium, a single window of DNA contains:
- a CDS encoding PRC-barrel domain-containing protein, translating into MATSTRQVQEKYGVVSASKIIGESVVNRQDENLGKIHELVFDAKDGRLAYAVLSFGGFVGMGNKLFAMPWNAFEFSNTENKLILNVEKEKLESAPGFDKSATWPDFADRTW; encoded by the coding sequence ATGGCAACTTCGACTAGGCAGGTACAGGAGAAGTACGGCGTCGTTTCGGCGTCGAAGATCATCGGAGAGTCCGTCGTCAATCGCCAGGATGAGAACCTTGGCAAGATCCATGAACTGGTATTCGACGCCAAGGACGGCCGTCTGGCTTACGCCGTTTTGTCCTTCGGCGGGTTTGTCGGCATGGGGAACAAGCTCTTTGCCATGCCCTGGAACGCGTTCGAGTTCTCCAACACCGAGAACAAGCTCATTCTGAACGTGGAGAAGGAGAAGCTGGAGAGCGCTCCCGGGTTTGACAAAAGCGCCACCTGGCCGGATTTTGCGGACCGGACGTGGG